In a genomic window of Candidatus Babeliales bacterium:
- a CDS encoding leucyl aminopeptidase, whose protein sequence is MNARLLLLGMFFCIASNVAFAISVDVTNNTAQTPHQATCFMLKENFQMDNDLLATQQTLNLEAALSKDIVTLLNDLEFKGKAGDFHCISAPVNNALHHFIFAGTGTDQNNEVGMEEIRRATGKIVNELKAKKIPAAMLRIPTNSSLPAADIAKQTTIAALLTDYQYTEFKSDYKHVDHTLTLVTADANDDIADAVWQGNVIGSMTNTIRTWSDGPPNVVTPIFLAEQAQALSKQYDCICTVFDRAQAEELGLNGVVAVGKGSSSECRFIIVEYHATDPDAPTIALVGKGVVFDTGGVNLKSFENMLGMKYDMCGAAAVLGTVFTIAQLKPNVNVIAIAPAVENKTGSEAYRPQDIITFFNGKHGEILNTDAEGRNILADGLSYAEKIYKPDAIIDVATLTGACIIALGHHFSGIMSTNQNLKDHLFNAARISGERLWELPMTNDYKKGIESDHADFKHIATGGFGAGASIAAHFLANFVENTPWAHLDIAGTAKDVDNVSYLNKKFATGVGVRLLTDLVLHYQK, encoded by the coding sequence ATGAATGCACGTCTTTTATTGCTAGGCATGTTCTTTTGCATAGCATCAAATGTAGCATTTGCTATCAGTGTTGACGTAACAAACAACACAGCACAAACACCCCACCAAGCAACCTGTTTTATGCTCAAAGAAAACTTCCAAATGGACAACGATCTTTTGGCAACACAGCAAACTTTGAATCTAGAAGCAGCACTGAGCAAAGATATTGTCACACTTCTTAACGATCTAGAATTTAAAGGAAAAGCTGGAGACTTTCATTGCATTTCGGCACCTGTCAATAACGCGCTTCATCATTTTATATTTGCAGGCACCGGCACCGACCAAAACAATGAAGTCGGCATGGAAGAAATACGCCGCGCAACAGGAAAAATTGTTAATGAGCTGAAAGCAAAAAAAATTCCAGCAGCAATGCTACGTATACCAACAAACTCATCGCTACCAGCTGCAGATATTGCAAAACAAACAACTATTGCAGCATTATTAACCGACTATCAATACACCGAATTTAAAAGCGACTACAAACATGTTGACCATACACTTACGCTGGTTACTGCAGACGCAAACGACGATATTGCCGATGCCGTGTGGCAAGGCAATGTTATTGGCTCTATGACCAACACTATTCGCACCTGGTCAGACGGCCCACCAAACGTAGTTACTCCAATCTTTTTGGCAGAACAAGCACAAGCACTCTCAAAACAATATGACTGCATTTGCACCGTGTTTGACCGTGCACAAGCTGAAGAACTGGGCCTAAATGGCGTGGTAGCCGTTGGCAAAGGTTCATCGTCAGAATGTCGCTTTATTATTGTTGAATATCACGCAACAGATCCAGATGCACCAACGATTGCATTGGTAGGTAAAGGCGTTGTATTTGACACCGGCGGTGTTAACCTAAAATCCTTTGAGAATATGTTGGGGATGAAGTATGATATGTGCGGCGCTGCAGCAGTGCTTGGCACGGTGTTCACCATCGCTCAACTTAAACCAAACGTTAATGTGATAGCAATTGCCCCAGCAGTAGAAAACAAAACGGGTAGCGAAGCATACCGCCCACAAGACATTATTACGTTCTTTAACGGCAAGCACGGCGAAATTTTGAATACCGACGCTGAAGGCCGCAATATTTTGGCAGACGGTTTAAGCTACGCAGAAAAAATTTATAAACCAGATGCTATTATTGACGTTGCAACATTAACCGGCGCCTGCATAATTGCCCTTGGACACCATTTTTCTGGTATAATGAGTACTAACCAAAATCTTAAAGATCACCTCTTCAACGCAGCACGAATTTCTGGTGAACGCCTGTGGGAGCTGCCAATGACCAATGACTACAAAAAAGGTATAGAATCAGACCATGCAGACTTCAAACACATTGCTACCGGTGGCTTTGGAGCGGGAGCAAGCATCGCTGCTCATTTCCTTGCAAACTTTGTTGAAAATACGCCATGGGCACATTTAGATATCGCAGGAACAGCAAAAGATGTCGACAACGTCAGCTACTTGAACAAAAAATTCGCAACCGGCGTTGGCGTACGTCTTTTGACCGACCTTGTGTTACATTATCAAAAATAA
- a CDS encoding FKBP-type peptidyl-prolyl cis-trans isomerase: MKNKLFKKLLAVGLCCTTLSSCSNKGPECVGCDKENKTQNTTESNTKESPVVKLDSGLSYEIIEKAADNAAKPTRGQEVIVHYTGWLDKNNGNGPTYEKGKKFDSSVDRGEEFRFVVGIGQVIAGWDQTLLDMKVGEKRLVSIPPHLAYGKNGAGNVIPPNSTLLFEVELRKIA; the protein is encoded by the coding sequence ATGAAAAATAAGTTGTTCAAAAAATTACTTGCGGTAGGCTTATGTTGTACAACATTATCAAGCTGCAGCAACAAAGGCCCTGAATGCGTTGGCTGCGACAAAGAAAATAAAACACAAAACACAACAGAATCAAACACAAAGGAAAGCCCCGTGGTAAAACTAGACTCAGGACTATCGTACGAAATTATAGAAAAAGCAGCCGATAACGCCGCAAAGCCAACCAGAGGCCAAGAAGTTATTGTTCATTATACCGGCTGGCTGGACAAAAATAATGGCAATGGCCCTACTTACGAAAAAGGCAAAAAATTTGATAGCAGCGTTGACCGCGGCGAAGAGTTCAGATTTGTTGTTGGTATTGGCCAAGTTATTGCTGGCTGGGACCAAACCCTGTTGGATATGAAGGTTGGCGAAAAACGCCTTGTTTCAATCCCGCCACATTTGGCATACGGCAAAAATGGCGCTGGCAACGTAATCCCGCCAAATTCAACCCTTCTTTTTGAAGTAGAACTGCGCAAAATAGCGTAA